In one Winogradskyella sp. MH6 genomic region, the following are encoded:
- a CDS encoding type III pantothenate kinase — MNLIVDVGNTFVKFAVFQNDKLIHKVSFELSEFEKQFKKLKKEFPKLKTSIISSVGRLSKKQIETVEDDLKVLELNHDVKLPFKNLYETPKTLGVDRIALVCASVNQFPDSNVLIIDAGTCITYDFVNDKNEYLGGAISPGVRLRYHALHNLTANLPLLEKNQPKNIIGSSTETSIHSGVIIGVVKEIDGVIDQYKAEHQDLTVILTGGDANFLSNQLKNSIFANSNFLLEGLNYILDFNSK; from the coding sequence ATGAATCTTATTGTAGATGTTGGGAATACTTTTGTGAAATTTGCTGTTTTTCAGAATGATAAGCTAATTCATAAGGTAAGTTTTGAACTTTCAGAATTTGAAAAGCAATTTAAAAAACTTAAAAAAGAGTTTCCGAAATTAAAAACTAGTATAATTTCTTCCGTAGGTAGGCTGTCTAAAAAACAGATTGAAACCGTTGAGGACGATTTAAAAGTCCTAGAGCTTAACCATGATGTAAAGCTGCCTTTTAAAAACCTTTACGAAACACCAAAAACGCTTGGCGTGGATCGTATTGCATTGGTGTGTGCTTCGGTGAATCAATTTCCAGACAGCAATGTGCTGATTATAGATGCAGGTACTTGTATTACTTATGATTTTGTAAATGATAAAAATGAGTATTTAGGTGGTGCGATTTCACCTGGTGTTAGATTGAGATATCATGCGCTTCATAATTTAACAGCCAACCTTCCGTTATTAGAAAAGAACCAACCAAAAAATATAATTGGCAGTTCAACCGAAACCTCTATACACTCAGGTGTTATTATAGGAGTTGTTAAAGAAATTGATGGTGTTATTGATCAATATAAAGCTGAACATCAAGATTTAACAGTTATTTTAACAGGTGGTGACGCCAATTTTTTGTCAAACCAATTAAAAAATAGCATATTTGCGAATTCAAATTTTCTACTAGAGGGTTTGAATTACATTCTAGATTTTAATTCAAAATAA
- a CDS encoding T9SS type A sorting domain-containing protein, with protein sequence MKKITLLFMMLLSITAFSQIEVIENFDDVANNQVPTGWTETNFGASSNYTCDGSAKAMASPFTSAGQETLTTPYYTGISNGTDLTVSFSYNIFEQFSQFPPPSLVAPATNWGSIVLEYTTDGTNWNTITTIDDSNYTFVSPTDCSSTANINVGTIANGSDFQARFVVTVANITNFALWVNIDNVSFTQVATTTPNCDATLISPVNGSNTADSDVTLMWQAATGLPTGYTINVGTTTGGTDIVNGATTTETSYPLTGLNYETEYFVNIIPTNGVGSANGCTEESFTTRTAPIPGATCSSPIVISSFPFIEAGGDTDNYEDNIDTSPCSNSYMSGKDVFYEITPTTDVSINIELANISNNGASIHVVNGCPDAATECVDYVGSYSGTTRSLSEVVLLAGNTYFVVLSNSGSTRTYTYDLIITANSCINPTLGTLTPVADCSNGQFSVDVNIDYLGSATSLTLSDDNGTTSDITNITSTGTVTMGPYPSGATVNFTLTNEQDGTCSDTGSTYFYCPPTNDECSAPINLTVNTDDSCTIFTSATNAGATESVADPDTCASASNNHNDVWFTFTASSEVIILEYLNITDAINSGGSIQATELLEGSCGALTSIACYTSNYVTFSGLTIGNTYYIRNNTRLNGEFAQNYDICLREAPAPPANDECTNAAVLTASTDDMCNNAVSGTTVGATISSDNSCNTDGYGDVWYVFNPTVSGIYEFSLERLSTTPSTYYSVYEGSCGALTEVTTSCNSNSNQILTLDSTSTYYVMVQTSQVGEGIDFNLCVWQLPDAVVNSDCTGAIELTESSDINDTEGNSISSNLENAYYSPQGCSSSSYESVWYTLTPEYTGTYHFEFTRVTGSAYYTIYDTGNCASVQENYVNGISSCYNSAYKPIDVVAGNTYLILVHASSAAEFEFFVYPDATLGMENSNFESFRLYPNPVNDVLNLESQEVINSVAVYNIMGQQVQYATPEVSDAEINISDLKSGVYFIKVSINNKEKTFKILKN encoded by the coding sequence ATGAAAAAAATTACACTCTTATTTATGATGTTGTTAAGCATAACAGCATTTTCCCAAATCGAAGTTATTGAAAATTTTGATGACGTTGCTAACAACCAAGTACCAACAGGTTGGACTGAGACAAATTTTGGAGCTTCATCAAATTACACATGTGATGGTTCTGCAAAAGCTATGGCATCTCCATTTACTAGTGCTGGTCAAGAAACTCTTACAACACCCTACTACACAGGCATTTCTAACGGCACAGACCTTACAGTAAGTTTTTCTTACAACATTTTTGAACAATTCAGTCAGTTTCCACCACCTAGCTTAGTTGCTCCAGCAACTAATTGGGGTTCTATAGTTTTAGAATATACTACAGATGGCACAAACTGGAATACTATTACAACAATAGACGATTCTAATTATACTTTCGTTAGCCCAACAGATTGCTCTAGTACTGCTAATATTAATGTAGGCACTATAGCGAATGGAAGTGATTTTCAGGCTCGCTTTGTAGTAACGGTAGCAAATATTACAAACTTTGCATTATGGGTTAATATAGATAATGTATCATTTACTCAAGTTGCTACAACAACACCTAACTGTGACGCTACTTTAATTTCACCAGTAAATGGATCTAATACCGCAGACAGCGATGTTACATTGATGTGGCAAGCTGCAACAGGATTACCAACAGGGTATACAATAAATGTTGGAACCACAACAGGTGGCACAGATATAGTAAATGGAGCTACAACAACAGAAACAAGTTATCCGTTAACAGGATTAAACTATGAAACAGAATATTTTGTAAACATTATCCCTACAAATGGTGTAGGAAGCGCGAACGGATGTACAGAAGAGAGTTTTACTACAAGAACAGCCCCAATACCAGGAGCAACATGCAGCAGCCCAATAGTAATTTCTTCATTTCCTTTTATCGAAGCAGGTGGAGATACCGATAATTATGAAGACAATATTGACACTAGTCCTTGTAGCAATAGCTACATGAGTGGTAAAGATGTATTTTATGAAATAACACCAACTACTGATGTTTCTATAAATATTGAGTTAGCTAATATATCTAATAATGGTGCTAGTATCCATGTTGTAAATGGCTGCCCAGATGCTGCTACAGAATGTGTAGATTATGTTGGTTCTTATTCTGGAACGACTAGAAGTTTATCAGAAGTAGTTTTATTAGCAGGTAACACCTACTTTGTTGTTTTAAGTAACTCAGGTAGTACAAGAACCTACACTTACGATTTAATCATTACTGCCAATAGCTGTATAAACCCTACCTTAGGCACATTAACTCCAGTAGCAGATTGTAGTAATGGACAATTCTCTGTTGACGTAAATATTGATTATTTAGGAAGCGCAACATCATTAACTCTTTCTGATGATAACGGAACTACTTCAGATATTACTAATATTACATCTACAGGAACAGTAACAATGGGTCCTTACCCAAGCGGAGCAACAGTTAACTTTACACTAACAAATGAGCAAGACGGAACATGTTCTGATACAGGATCAACTTATTTTTATTGCCCTCCAACGAATGATGAATGTAGCGCACCAATAAACCTAACTGTTAATACAGATGATAGTTGTACTATCTTTACAAGTGCAACAAATGCTGGTGCTACAGAATCTGTTGCAGACCCAGACACTTGTGCTTCTGCAAGTAATAACCACAATGATGTATGGTTCACCTTTACAGCTTCTAGCGAGGTTATTATTTTAGAATATTTGAATATAACTGATGCCATAAACTCAGGTGGATCAATTCAAGCAACAGAATTGTTAGAAGGAAGTTGTGGCGCATTAACCAGCATAGCTTGTTACACAAGTAACTATGTTACATTTAGTGGATTAACAATAGGAAACACTTATTACATACGTAATAACACAAGACTAAATGGTGAGTTTGCTCAAAACTATGACATCTGTTTAAGAGAAGCGCCTGCACCACCAGCTAATGATGAGTGTACAAATGCTGCTGTTTTAACAGCTTCAACTGATGATATGTGTAATAATGCTGTATCTGGCACAACAGTTGGTGCAACTATTTCTTCAGACAATAGTTGTAATACAGATGGGTATGGTGATGTTTGGTATGTATTTAACCCAACCGTAAGTGGTATTTATGAATTTTCATTAGAGCGACTAAGCACAACACCATCTACATATTACTCAGTATATGAAGGTTCTTGTGGTGCTTTAACAGAGGTAACAACATCTTGTAATTCAAACTCTAATCAAATTCTTACATTAGATAGTACTTCTACTTACTATGTAATGGTTCAAACAAGTCAGGTAGGTGAAGGTATAGATTTTAACCTATGTGTATGGCAATTACCAGATGCTGTAGTAAATAGTGATTGTACAGGTGCTATAGAACTAACAGAATCTTCAGATATAAACGATACAGAAGGCAATAGTATTTCTTCTAATTTAGAAAACGCATACTATTCTCCTCAAGGCTGTTCATCGTCTTCTTATGAGTCGGTATGGTATACTTTAACACCAGAATACACAGGCACTTACCATTTTGAATTTACAAGAGTTACTGGTTCTGCTTACTATACTATTTATGATACTGGCAACTGCGCAAGTGTACAAGAGAATTATGTAAATGGAATAAGTAGTTGCTATAACTCTGCGTATAAGCCAATAGATGTTGTAGCAGGAAACACATACTTAATCCTAGTACATGCTTCTTCTGCTGCAGAATTTGAATTCTTTGTTTACCCAGATGCTACCTTAGGAATGGAAAACTCTAATTTTGAGTCTTTTAGACTTTATCCTAATCCTGTGAACGATGTTTTGAACTTAGAATCTCAGGAAGTAATAAATAGTGTGGCTGTATACAATATTATGGGACAACAAGTACAGTATGCAACACCAGAAGTCTCTGATGCAGAAATAAATATAAGTGATTTAAAAAGTGGAGTATATTTTATTAAAGTTAGTATAAACAATAAAGAAAAAACCTTTAAAATCCTTAAGAATTGA